In Felis catus isolate Fca126 chromosome A3, F.catus_Fca126_mat1.0, whole genome shotgun sequence, a single genomic region encodes these proteins:
- the LOC101089181 gene encoding antileukoproteinase-like isoform X2 yields MQFSSTRCEKVKSGACPFRPHGLCLVYEPHECLNDWECPKDQKCCPSICSNKCLDPVDPSEQVKVNPGRCPLVIGECKEPNPLDTCLNDRDCLTGLKCCKGPCGNSCVEPLKDTFSPLQQD; encoded by the exons AAAAAGTTAAGAGTGGAGCCTGCCCCTTCAGACCTCATGGCCTATGCCTTGTGTACGAGCCCCACGAATGCCTGAATGACTGGGAGTGTCCAAAGGATCAGAAATGCTGTCCCAGCATTTGCAGCAACAAATGCCTGGATCCTGTAGACCCATCGGAGcaag TTAAGGTCAATCCTGGGAGGTGTCCACTGGTCATTGGCGAGTGTAAGGAGCCCAACCCCCTAGACACCTGCCTGAATGACAGGGACTGCCTGACCGGTCTGAAGTGCTGCAAGGGGCCATGTGGGAATTCATGTGTTGAGCCACTGAAAG ATACGTTCTCACCACTTCAACAAGATTAG
- the LOC101089181 gene encoding antileukoproteinase-like isoform X1: MSLLGDRVINTVEFLFSPEFPAYNEQLGGPRAVLEGPHPQAEVQRERLTLATTAPSAVTMKPSSPITFTVLLALEILTPWTAEGTSTEKVKSGACPFRPHGLCLVYEPHECLNDWECPKDQKCCPSICSNKCLDPVDPSEQVKVNPGRCPLVIGECKEPNPLDTCLNDRDCLTGLKCCKGPCGNSCVEPLKDTFSPLQQD, translated from the exons ATGTCCCTTCTGGGGGATAGAGTCATCAATACAGTGGAGTTCCTGTTTTCCCCTGAATTTCCTGCTTACAATGAGCAGCTGGGAGGGCCCAGGGCAGTTCTGGAAGGACCACACCCTCAGGCGGAGGTACAAAGGGAGAGGCTGACTCTGGCCACCACTGCCCCATCTGCTGTCACTATGAAACCCAGCAGCCCCATCACCTTCACGGTGCTCCTTGCCCTTGAAATCCTCACGCCCTGGACTGCAGAAGGTACTAGCACAG AAAAAGTTAAGAGTGGAGCCTGCCCCTTCAGACCTCATGGCCTATGCCTTGTGTACGAGCCCCACGAATGCCTGAATGACTGGGAGTGTCCAAAGGATCAGAAATGCTGTCCCAGCATTTGCAGCAACAAATGCCTGGATCCTGTAGACCCATCGGAGcaag TTAAGGTCAATCCTGGGAGGTGTCCACTGGTCATTGGCGAGTGTAAGGAGCCCAACCCCCTAGACACCTGCCTGAATGACAGGGACTGCCTGACCGGTCTGAAGTGCTGCAAGGGGCCATGTGGGAATTCATGTGTTGAGCCACTGAAAG ATACGTTCTCACCACTTCAACAAGATTAG